A genome region from Fusobacterium simiae includes the following:
- a CDS encoding Crp/Fnr family transcriptional regulator has protein sequence MISKEDIKHLEKIFPFWLDIKQDDRAKIILSSRVLSLKKSSIFFNSHELDGLLFLKSGKLRFFLSSLDARELPLYYLNNMEVEFFENFTDSSVSTILDIAFFVEKNSEILLIPYSALNLFRNKYSIMEKFLHNLTREKFSKSLLSLQNILLIPLKDRLLNFLYNLNKTEILLTHEEIAKNLGSSREVISRILKILEKENFLKINRKKIIILNRGGIL, from the coding sequence GTGATTAGTAAAGAAGATATAAAACATCTTGAAAAAATATTTCCTTTTTGGCTTGACATAAAGCAAGATGATAGAGCTAAAATTATCCTTTCAAGCCGTGTGTTATCTTTAAAAAAAAGTTCTATTTTTTTTAATTCACATGAATTAGATGGATTATTGTTTTTAAAGTCTGGGAAACTTAGATTTTTTCTATCTTCCTTAGATGCAAGAGAACTACCACTTTATTATTTGAATAATATGGAAGTGGAGTTTTTTGAGAATTTTACTGATAGTTCAGTCTCAACAATTTTAGATATAGCTTTTTTTGTTGAGAAAAATAGTGAAATACTTTTAATCCCATATTCAGCATTAAATCTTTTTAGAAATAAATATAGTATAATGGAAAAATTTTTACATAACCTGACAAGAGAAAAATTTTCTAAATCTTTATTATCATTACAAAATATTTTACTTATACCACTTAAAGATAGACTATTAAATTTTTTATATAATTTAAATAAAACTGAAATATTATTGACTCATGAAGAAATTGCAAAAAATTTAGGTAGTTCAAGAGAAGTAATAAGTAGAATTTTAAAAATTTTAGAGAAGGAAAATTTTTTAAAAATAAATAGAAAAAAAATTATTATATTAAATAGGGGAGGTATATTATGA